CATTTCAACAAGAAAGCTATCAAATGCCTTGAAGATCCTCACATTCGATAAATGTATGGTCGCGACAAGCGACTACGACGAGTTTCACAAGCTCGCTAAACGTTGTTTACTAACAAATACTTTGGGTTCAAACGCTCAGGTTTACTCGAATTTAtcgttttcatttttgttttcgattgccattattgtttttttactcTTCCGTATTACCTTAGAGACGACACCGTCACCACCGAGAAACCATGATCGAGAACATATCGAGCAAATTGCACGATACGTTGAAGAAAGACCCTATAAGACCTATCAACTTCAGGGAAGTATTTGAGTCCGAACTTTTCGGATTAGCAATGAAACAAGCTTTAGGTAAAGATGTGGAATCGATTTACGTTGAGGAGATCGGTACGTTGTCGAGGAAAGAGATGCATAAAGTTTTGGTCATGGACATGATGGAAGGCGCTATCGATGTAGATTGGCGTGATTTCTTCCCATACTTGAGATGGATTCCGAACAAAAGTTTCGAATTGAATATCCAACGAAAACATCTCCGAAGGATGGCATTAATGAATGCTTTGATCAAAGACCAAATGAAACGAATCGATGCAGGGGAGGTAATTTCGATTTCGATTTCCTTTACTATGTTCATATTCGAGATTTAATCTCTAATACCAACTATGATCCAGGAAGTGAATTGTTACCTCGATTACTTGTTATCCGAAGCAAAGACACTTACAATGGACCAATTAGCGATGTTGTTGTGGGAGACAATCATCGAAACAGCGGATACGACTTTAGTCACAACAGAATGGGCAATGTATCAACTTGCAAAAGATACGATCCGACAGGTTCGTTTTTCATTACTTTATACTAATCCGCTCAATCTCCGATTCCAAAATTTTCTCGTATCTTAAATAGGACCGTCTTTATCACGAACTCCAAAAAGTATGCGGTTCCAACAAGGTTAAGGAAGAAAACTTCTCACAAATCCGATACTTGGACGCCGTTTTTCATGAAACTCTTCGGAAACATAGTCCGGCGCCGTTAGTTCCGTTACGATACGTGCACGAAGACACACAAATTGGAGGGCATCATATACCAGCAGGAAGTGAGGTTAGTTTCTTTTTTGCCTCTTTAAACTCGCCAGTCAGCCATACCGCGGTGAATTTGTTCCCGGGCCTTGCTATTAACATACGTTTTTTGAACAGATTGCTGTTAACATCTATGGTTGTAACATGGACAAGAACTATTGGGAAAACCCCGAAGAATGGAACCCGGAAAGGTTCCTCGACGAGAAATACGA
This genomic stretch from Gossypium raimondii isolate GPD5lz chromosome 6, ASM2569854v1, whole genome shotgun sequence harbors:
- the LOC105774074 gene encoding ent-kaurene oxidase, chloroplastic; this translates as MLPSLNSVAVAAVPFFIFFYFLKRFLPFGRKMGSNTLPTVPEVPGLPIIGNLLQLKEKKPHKTFTKWAETHGPVYSIRTGASTVIVINSPETAKEAMVTRFSSISTRKLSNALKILTFDKCMVATSDYDEFHKLAKRCLLTNTLGSNAQRRHRHHRETMIENISSKLHDTLKKDPIRPINFREVFESELFGLAMKQALGKDVESIYVEEIGTLSRKEMHKVLVMDMMEGAIDVDWRDFFPYLRWIPNKSFELNIQRKHLRRMALMNALIKDQMKRIDAGEEVNCYLDYLLSEAKTLTMDQLAMLLWETIIETADTTLVTTEWAMYQLAKDTIRQDRLYHELQKVCGSNKVKEENFSQIRYLDAVFHETLRKHSPAPLVPLRYVHEDTQIGGHHIPAGSEIAVNIYGCNMDKNYWENPEEWNPERFLDEKYDPLDLQKTMAFGAGKRACAGSLQAMLLACGAIGRLVQEFEWQLKDGEEEKVDTVGLTSQKLHPLLAVLKPRN